In Monomorium pharaonis isolate MP-MQ-018 chromosome 3, ASM1337386v2, whole genome shotgun sequence, a genomic segment contains:
- the LOC105840143 gene encoding tRNA (cytosine(72)-C(5))-methyltransferase NSUN6 isoform X5 encodes MCTAPKRSIYRLDRFMDYHTNDLDSLCKALKQDGKPDPSIHFLPDLPNGIVAVDSWDLSVFLDLKRYPDEIVVDAICGAAVLRGSHVYAPGIIGMPNGLIINTKVSVFADVTGQCKKGLIKPYANSNKVYLGNGVLRQTRKELFCKAARNPCGVAIIMTDVISRIPQFNVNDESLRPHIQLQNLPSIVCSLVLNPQPGEIILDMCAAPGNKTTHIYLLMKGQGTIIALEKNPGKVTRFKEKCNKKNIKIFCYDATKAVIEHSHSFIHIDGPPFEENYFDRILLDTPCSALGQRPQLYNTITSTQLHSYIPLQRSLFSVAVRLLKPGGTLVYSTCTVTIAENEGIIAWALKQFPKLKLESIKDQIKTDKYGTEGYVIDGLTNVNAKKVCRFGPESDFVGFFIACLKKCF; translated from the exons GATGGCAAACCAGATCCATCTATTCACTTCTTACCAGATCTTCCGAATGGAATAGTTGCAGTCGACAGTTGGGATTTATCGGTATTTCTTGATTTAAAGAGATATCCCGATGAAATTGTTGTTGACGCTATTTGTGGTGCAGCTGTATTAAGAGGATCTCATGTTTATGCTCCTGGCATTATTGGAATGCCaaatg gTTTAATCATTAATACTAAAGTCAGTGTATTTGCTGATGTTACTGGTCAGTGTAAAAAAGGTTTGATTAAACCATATGCAAATAGCAATAAGGTATATTTAGGTAATGGTGTTCTTCGACAAACAAGGAAAGAATTGTTTTGCAAAGCAGCGAGAAATCCATG tGGTGTTGCGATAATTATGACTGATGTAATCTCACGAATTCcacaatttaatgtaaatgatGAATCTTTGAGACCACATATACAGTTGCAAAATTTACCATCTATTGTGTGCAGCCTAGTTTTAAATCCTCAACcaggtgaaataattttggacATGTGTGCTGCACCTGGTAACAAAACCACACATATTTACTTACTTATGAAAGGACAg GGTACAATAATAGCTCTGGAGAAAAATCCAGGTAAAGTAACGCGATTTAAGGAAAagtgtaataagaaaaatataaaaatattttgttatgaCGCTACAAAAGCCGTCATTGAACACAGCCATAGTTTTATCCACATTGACGGACCTCCATtcgaagaaaattatttcgatcGCATTCTCTTAGATACTCCATGCAGCGCTTTAGGACAAAGACCACAATTATACAATACGATCACATCGACGCAACTTCATTCTTACATTCCCTTACAACGAAGTCTATTTTCTGtt GCCGTTCGACTCTTAAAACCAGGAGGGACATTGGTATATAGTACATGTACTGTAACAATAGCAGAGAACGAAGGGATTATTGCTTGGGCATTAAAGCAATTTccaaaattgaaattagaaTCTATTAAAGATCAAATAAAGACAGACAAATATGGTACTGAAGGCTACGTCATAGATGGTTTAACGAATGTGAATGCAAAGAAAGTATGTAGATTTGGTCCTGAAAGTGATTTCGTTGGGTTTTTTATTGCatgcttaaaaaaatgtttctga
- the LOC105840144 gene encoding uncharacterized protein LOC105840144: MLEYVICLYLILKFISHIILLPSFLVRKCKIITFYKSAYFSQYCYLRQILLLKTSILSVILMINFYVRTVESQTIPLSVRRPKKSRSETKLQKTILIAIPSSVDFYNYETNKLYRKVVMLQNVSNSSARFQLMTRPSSQFTVMIEPKTQIGNISPGMYIKLLVFFRCNILDEPEEILIINVQRGRSVIVKLRGYRDPPLFRVINIPYFQCHPKLQTTVGNTEWIMEIPIYQQTNSCEKPTDVSRNTSRENIMQCRKSRSFDCGECLIGEQVILSLMIKNIGGDGKFFIMSEIDWYSMHIEDITKNNMLILPSFAMWPVYFTLKSQEHIYLYLCFFPDARGMHIETLYAICNNCSVVTTEIIGDGVMYEQ; encoded by the exons atgctGGAATATGTCATATGTTTGTATTTAATTCTCAAGTTTATCTCGCATATAATCCTATTACCATCGTTTTTGGtacgtaaatgtaaaattataactttttacaaatcagcctatttttcgcaatattgCTACTTGCGACAAATCCTGTTATTAAAAACGTCAATCTTATCTGTAATCctcatgataaatttttatgtcag AACAGTGGAATCACAAACTATTCCCTTATCAGTTCGACGACCAAAGAAAAGTAGATCGGAAACaaagttacaaaaaacaaTCTTAATTGCAATTCCTAGCTCTGTGGACTTTTACAACTATGAGACGAATAAGTTGTACCGG AAAGTTGTGATGCTACAAAACGTGAGCAATTCTTCAGCCAGATTTCAATTGATGACAAGACCCAGTTCTCAGTTCACTGTCATGATCGAACCTAAAACACAAATAGGGAATATTTCTCCAggaatgtatataaaattgctcGTTTTCTTTCGTTGCAATATCTTGGACGAACCCGaagaaatattgataataaatgtgCAACGAGGACGTTCggtaattgttaaattacgCGGATATCGAGACCCACCATTATTCAGAG TGATTAATATCCCTTATTTCCAATGCCATCCAAAATTGCAAACGACAGTAGGAAATACTGAATGGATTATGGAAATTCCTATATATCAACAAACGAATTCCTGCGAGAAG CCTACCGATGTAAGTAGGAACACTTCTAGAGAAAATATAATGCAATGTAGGAAATCGAGGAGCTTTGACTGTGGAGAATGTCTCATAGGTGAACAAGTTATCTTGTCtctaatgattaaaaatattggtgGTGATGGAAAATTCTTCATTATGAGCGAAATAGATTGGTATTCAATGCACATtgag gacattactaaaaataatatgctgATTCTACCATCTTTCGCGATGTGGCCTGTGTATTTTACACTCAAATCGCAAGAGCATATATACCTGTACCTCTGTTTCTTTCCTGATGCTCGCGGAAtgcat atAGAAACATTGTATGCGATTTGCAACAATTGTTCGGTGGTAACGACAGAGATCATTGGTGATGGGGTTATGTATGaacaatag